Proteins encoded together in one Streptomyces sp. TLI_171 window:
- a CDS encoding histidine phosphatase family protein: MSRAAAGPRLVLWRHGQTSWNLESRFQGTTDIDLTDQGIFQAQRAARLLAGLRPDLLVSSDLMRARRTAAELASLTGLEVHHHEGLRETYAGEWQGLTNAEIRARYPEQYEAWANGEPVRRGGGELATEVADRAVPVVLDAWDKLPENGTLVVVSHGGTIRTMIGRLLGMEPQLWERFGGLSNCCWSVLGQGVRGWRLLEHNAGTLPQPVIGDET, from the coding sequence CTGAGCCGCGCCGCGGCCGGACCGCGTCTCGTCCTGTGGCGGCACGGCCAGACCTCCTGGAACCTCGAATCGCGGTTCCAGGGGACCACTGACATCGACCTCACCGACCAGGGCATCTTCCAGGCCCAGCGAGCGGCCCGGCTGCTCGCCGGGCTCCGGCCGGACCTGCTGGTCTCCTCCGACCTGATGCGGGCCCGGCGCACGGCCGCCGAGCTCGCGTCGCTCACCGGCCTGGAGGTGCACCACCACGAGGGCCTGCGGGAGACCTACGCGGGGGAGTGGCAGGGGCTGACCAACGCCGAGATCCGGGCCCGCTACCCGGAGCAGTACGAGGCGTGGGCGAACGGCGAGCCGGTCCGACGCGGCGGCGGCGAGTTGGCCACCGAGGTGGCCGACCGGGCCGTCCCGGTGGTGCTGGACGCGTGGGACAAGCTGCCCGAGAACGGCACCCTGGTGGTGGTCAGCCACGGCGGCACGATCCGCACCATGATCGGCCGACTGCTGGGCATGGAGCCGCAGTTGTGGGAGCGCTTCGGCGGGCTCTCCAACTGCTGCTGGTCGGTGCTCGGCCAGGGCGTGCGTGGCTGGCGGCTGCTCGAGCACAACGCCGGGACGCTGCCGCAGCCGGTCATCGGCGACGAGACCTGA
- the rsfS gene encoding ribosome silencing factor — protein sequence MTVTDRSQELITVAAQAAADKLAHDIIAFDVSEVLSITDAFVIASAANDRQVRAIAEEIEDQLREQLDAKPVRREGEREGRWILLDYLDIVVHVQHSEERSFYSLDRLWKDCPELPLPKDALATSNRPENAVTDAAGNAVSGGDL from the coding sequence GTGACCGTCACCGACCGAAGCCAGGAACTGATCACCGTCGCCGCGCAGGCGGCGGCCGACAAGCTGGCGCACGACATCATCGCCTTCGACGTCAGCGAGGTGCTGTCGATCACCGACGCCTTCGTGATCGCCTCGGCGGCCAACGACCGCCAGGTCCGCGCGATCGCCGAGGAGATCGAGGACCAGCTGCGCGAGCAGCTCGACGCCAAGCCGGTGCGCCGCGAGGGCGAGCGCGAGGGCCGCTGGATCCTCCTCGACTACCTGGACATCGTGGTGCACGTCCAGCACTCCGAGGAGCGCTCCTTCTACTCGCTCGACCGGCTGTGGAAGGACTGCCCCGAACTGCCGCTCCCCAAGGACGCGCTGGCGACCAGCAACCGGCCGGAGAACGCGGTGACCGACGCCGCGGGCAACGCCGTCTCCGGCGGCGACCTCTGA
- a CDS encoding LytR C-terminal domain-containing protein has protein sequence MTGTSDDDRWYGRRPQQPQPPYPQQPGYHPQQGYEQQPYGQQPHEQQPYETDGYDGGQGYDGGQGYDAQGYEQPGYEQPGGYGQQQGHARQPHEQYEQYDPYGRQQGHGQQQYGEQQYGQQASGYPQDPYGGGQQAAPGYPARGYEHGRYEQQGYDQGGYQQPGYEQSGYQQQAFEQPGQERQFDGRPAADPYGQQAQDPYYTQQQPAQGLYQQQAQPVSPVAPPTAAPSAPPMAASTAAVIPPRPRPGAAAPASGSAGGSAAGSATEEPSEQVGGRAAAARARAKGGDSYTTGEFSFVDEETEQSEDAIDWLKFAESRSEVRAERRRRLRNRLIALLVVLAVLASGAVGYLWWTGKLGGDGDATAAAGGRFVNVVHLRDPQGKVTTALLVDDRGGQKATVLLLPDTLQLPSNGDSATTTLGQSLDAIGASATREGLSSVLGAPVAGTWRLDTPYLLLLVSQLGGIKVDTNAEVHADNKPDGKLLAPAGKDVLLSGQAAVAYSTLQAPGENRGAQLARFGQVMAAVIKTMPTTLADATDDVHRMNSVADPSLPESALAGVLVNLAEQAKAGHLNTAVLTTKADGTLDDAAAGKQVKDILGGTVTSAKGTGGSTRVTLVNASGNDTSATAAQAAVVGAGMDALPSTAKAPDQATSEIRYTDEAKKPAALTLATSLGLPDSAVKKVTDTQNADLVLVIGKDYQPTQKTQ, from the coding sequence GTGACCGGAACGTCCGACGACGACCGCTGGTACGGCCGGCGGCCCCAGCAGCCCCAGCCGCCGTACCCGCAGCAGCCCGGCTACCACCCCCAGCAGGGGTACGAGCAGCAGCCGTACGGACAGCAGCCCCACGAGCAGCAGCCCTACGAGACGGACGGCTACGACGGCGGCCAGGGCTACGACGGCGGCCAGGGCTACGACGCGCAGGGCTACGAGCAGCCCGGGTACGAGCAGCCGGGCGGGTACGGGCAGCAGCAGGGTCATGCGCGGCAGCCGCACGAACAGTACGAGCAGTACGACCCGTACGGCCGGCAGCAGGGGCACGGCCAGCAGCAGTACGGTGAGCAGCAGTACGGTCAGCAGGCCTCCGGCTACCCGCAGGACCCGTACGGCGGGGGGCAGCAGGCCGCGCCGGGGTATCCGGCCCGCGGGTACGAGCACGGCCGGTACGAGCAGCAGGGTTACGACCAGGGCGGCTACCAGCAGCCGGGCTACGAGCAGTCCGGGTACCAGCAGCAGGCGTTCGAACAGCCGGGCCAGGAACGGCAGTTCGACGGCCGGCCCGCTGCGGACCCGTACGGGCAGCAGGCCCAGGACCCGTACTACACGCAGCAGCAGCCTGCGCAGGGGCTCTACCAGCAGCAGGCGCAGCCGGTCAGCCCGGTCGCCCCGCCGACCGCTGCGCCGAGCGCTCCGCCCATGGCCGCGTCGACCGCTGCGGTGATTCCGCCCCGGCCGCGCCCGGGGGCCGCCGCACCCGCGAGCGGTTCGGCAGGCGGTTCGGCAGCCGGTTCGGCGACCGAGGAGCCGTCCGAGCAGGTGGGTGGGCGGGCGGCGGCGGCCCGGGCGAGGGCCAAGGGCGGCGACTCCTACACCACCGGCGAGTTCAGCTTCGTCGACGAGGAGACCGAGCAGTCCGAGGACGCCATCGACTGGCTGAAGTTCGCCGAGTCGCGCAGCGAGGTGCGGGCCGAGCGCCGGCGGCGACTGCGGAACCGGCTGATCGCGCTGCTGGTCGTACTGGCGGTGCTGGCCTCCGGCGCCGTGGGCTACCTGTGGTGGACCGGCAAGCTGGGCGGCGACGGGGACGCCACGGCCGCGGCCGGCGGGCGCTTCGTCAACGTGGTGCACCTGCGTGACCCGCAGGGCAAGGTCACCACCGCGCTGCTGGTCGACGACCGGGGCGGGCAGAAGGCGACCGTGCTGCTGCTGCCCGACACCCTTCAGCTGCCCAGCAACGGCGACTCCGCCACCACCACCCTCGGCCAGTCGCTGGACGCGATCGGCGCCTCCGCCACCCGCGAAGGGCTCTCCTCGGTGCTCGGCGCACCGGTGGCCGGCACCTGGCGGCTGGACACCCCCTACCTGCTGCTGCTGGTCTCCCAGCTGGGCGGGATCAAGGTGGACACCAACGCGGAGGTGCACGCGGACAACAAGCCGGACGGCAAGCTGCTCGCTCCCGCGGGCAAGGACGTCCTGCTGAGCGGGCAGGCCGCGGTCGCCTACTCCACCCTGCAGGCTCCCGGCGAGAACCGGGGCGCCCAGCTCGCCCGCTTCGGGCAGGTGATGGCAGCGGTGATCAAGACCATGCCGACCACGCTGGCGGACGCCACCGACGACGTGCACCGGATGAACTCGGTCGCCGACCCGTCGCTGCCGGAGAGCGCGCTGGCCGGTGTGCTGGTCAACCTCGCCGAGCAGGCGAAGGCCGGGCACCTGAACACGGCGGTGCTCACCACCAAGGCCGACGGCACCCTGGACGACGCCGCCGCCGGCAAGCAGGTGAAGGACATCCTGGGCGGCACCGTCACCAGCGCCAAGGGCACCGGCGGCTCCACCCGGGTCACCCTGGTCAACGCCTCCGGGAACGACACCTCGGCGACCGCGGCGCAGGCCGCGGTGGTCGGCGCGGGCATGGACGCGCTGCCGTCGACAGCCAAGGCGCCCGACCAGGCGACCTCCGAGATCCGGTACACCGACGAGGCCAAGAAGCCGGCCGCGCTCACCCTGGCGACCAGCCTGGGGCTGCCGGACTCCGCGGTGAAGAAGGTCACGGACACGCAGAACGCGGACCTGGTTCTGGTGATCGGCAAGGACTACCAGCCGACGCAGAAGACGCAGTAG
- the nadD gene encoding nicotinate-nucleotide adenylyltransferase has translation MREQVETSGTETAPGTVAPSTPAAGAAPRRRRLGVMGGTFDPIHHGHLVAASEVASAFHLDEVIFVPTGQPWQKSDRQVSPAEDRYLMTVIATAENPQFSVSRIDVDRQGPTYTVDTLRELHSLHPDAELFFITGADALAQIISWRSSEELFGLAHFIGCTRPGHTLSDTGLPVGGVSLVEVPALAISSTDCRVRVAKGEPIWYLVPDGVVRYIHKRALYASARP, from the coding sequence ATGAGAGAGCAGGTCGAGACCTCCGGGACGGAGACGGCGCCGGGCACGGTCGCGCCGAGCACCCCGGCGGCGGGCGCCGCGCCGCGCAGGCGACGGCTCGGAGTGATGGGTGGCACCTTCGACCCCATCCACCACGGGCACCTGGTCGCCGCCAGCGAGGTGGCCAGCGCGTTCCACCTGGACGAGGTGATCTTCGTCCCCACCGGCCAGCCCTGGCAGAAGTCCGACCGGCAGGTCTCGCCGGCCGAGGACCGCTACCTGATGACGGTGATCGCCACCGCCGAGAACCCGCAGTTCTCGGTCAGCCGGATCGACGTCGACCGCCAGGGCCCCACCTACACGGTGGACACCCTGCGCGAGCTGCACTCGCTGCACCCCGACGCCGAACTCTTCTTCATCACCGGTGCCGACGCGCTCGCCCAGATCATCTCCTGGCGCTCCTCCGAGGAACTCTTCGGCCTCGCGCACTTCATCGGCTGCACCCGGCCGGGCCATACTCTCTCCGACACCGGCCTGCCGGTCGGCGGCGTCTCGCTGGTCGAGGTGCCCGCCCTCGCGATCTCCTCCACCGACTGCCGGGTGCGCGTCGCCAAGGGCGAACCCATCTGGTACCTGGTGCCGGACGGCGTGGTCCGATACATCCACAAGCGGGCGCTGTACGCGTCGGCCCGCCCTTGA
- a CDS encoding M48 family metallopeptidase, which translates to MTDMTKGSAPSRRRQRFPEISTRAWEHPADRSGLVALRKLSGFDDILKKLAGLVSERSVRLLFLATAVKTSERQFPELYDMVRDAAYVLDLDKVPDLYVTQDPKVNAYCIGMDTPVIVVTTGLVELMDEEELRAVIGHEVGHAMSGHAVYQTMLLILTNLAARIGWLPLGNLAITAVITALKEWFRKAELSSDRAGLLAGQNLQASMRALMKLAGGAHMAEMNVDAFLEQAAEYDKAGDLRDSVLKLLQVLPQTHPFAVVRVAQLKKWAESEEYRSIMAGAYPRRTDDPDTSVGAQWKAAADSYSQSMKDSKDPLMGLLRDLGNGVGTVGGKLRETFTGAGRTNGGSNGSSNGSTNGSGGGQE; encoded by the coding sequence ATGACCGACATGACCAAGGGTTCTGCGCCGAGCCGTCGCCGCCAGCGGTTCCCGGAGATCTCCACCCGCGCCTGGGAGCACCCGGCGGACCGCTCCGGCCTGGTGGCGCTGCGCAAGCTGAGCGGCTTCGACGACATCCTGAAGAAGCTGGCCGGCCTGGTCTCCGAGCGCAGCGTGCGGCTGCTGTTCCTGGCGACGGCGGTCAAGACGTCGGAGCGTCAGTTCCCTGAGCTGTACGACATGGTGCGGGACGCCGCGTACGTGCTGGACCTCGACAAGGTCCCGGACCTGTACGTCACCCAGGACCCGAAGGTCAACGCGTACTGCATCGGCATGGACACCCCGGTGATCGTGGTGACCACGGGGCTGGTCGAGCTGATGGACGAGGAGGAGCTGCGCGCGGTGATCGGCCACGAGGTCGGTCACGCGATGTCGGGGCACGCCGTCTACCAGACGATGCTGCTGATCCTGACCAACCTGGCGGCCCGGATCGGCTGGCTGCCGCTGGGCAACCTGGCGATCACCGCGGTGATCACCGCGCTCAAGGAGTGGTTCCGCAAGGCGGAGCTGTCCAGCGACCGGGCCGGTCTGCTGGCGGGCCAGAATCTGCAGGCGTCGATGCGGGCGCTGATGAAGCTGGCCGGCGGCGCGCACATGGCCGAGATGAACGTGGACGCGTTCCTGGAGCAGGCCGCCGAGTACGACAAGGCCGGCGACCTGCGCGACAGCGTGCTGAAGCTGCTTCAGGTGCTGCCGCAGACCCACCCGTTCGCGGTGGTGCGGGTGGCGCAGCTGAAGAAGTGGGCGGAGAGCGAGGAGTACCGCTCGATCATGGCGGGGGCGTACCCGCGCCGCACGGACGACCCGGACACCTCGGTCGGCGCGCAGTGGAAGGCCGCCGCCGACTCGTACTCGCAGTCGATGAAGGACAGCAAGGACCCGCTGATGGGCCTGCTGCGCGACCTGGGCAACGGCGTCGGCACGGTCGGCGGAAAGCTCCGCGAAACCTTCACGGGTGCCGGCCGCACCAACGGGGGCAGCAACGGAAGCAGCAACGGGAGCACCAACGGCAGCGGCGGCGGCCAGGAGTGA